AAGAATTGCAAGATTCAAAAGAAAAATAACGCTGTCGACGTCGTCAATGTGAGCGACGCCACGAATGGCGCTCTGGTTATTCTGCCCGGCGAATTCGGGGTTCTCTTCAATGTTCTTCGACGGGATAAACACGACGCGCTCCACAGAGTCGCAGACGATTCCCGTGAGTTTGCCCTCGTTGTGGCACACGATAATGCGTGTTTCAGCTGATGCTTCTTGCGATTCGATCGCGAATTTTTCCCTGAGGCCGACGACAGGTATGATCTGGCCGCGCAAATTGATGACGCCCAGCACGTGGCGCGGCGCATGGGGAATCTTCTTCGGTAGCCTAAACC
The sequence above is a segment of the Turneriella parva DSM 21527 genome. Coding sequences within it:
- a CDS encoding chemotaxis protein CheW yields the protein MQANGPQNQFVLFKIGPETYAVDIAETQEVLRFRLPKKIPHAPRHVLGVINLRGQIIPVVGLREKFAIESQEASAETRIIVCHNEGKLTGIVCDSVERVVFIPSKNIEENPEFAGQNNQSAIRGVAHIDDVDSVIFLLNLAILYGEEDSREAAP